In one window of Micromonospora cathayae DNA:
- a CDS encoding NYN domain-containing protein, which translates to MEQEDRIALFLDYENLALGARDHHGGKAFDFRPIADALAERGRVVVRRAYADWSYFDEDRRMLTRSHVELIEIPQRMGASRKNAADIKMAVDAVELAFERGYISTFVICTGDSDFTPLVHKLRELNKRVIGVGVEKSTSALLPPACDEFLYYDRLEGVDIPPVRERRARPTRQPSPEPQPVERATPSTEPDVETAPAGEEPARDVDTLAVLVAQTVAGLQGSSSGEVTASTLKRTLLRKDPTFSESDYGFRTFGELLRHLAAHNVVELAEGPAKGDPEVSLPEHGDREVAFGLLRSVVHDLAGDDGTVALSGLKNQLRRARPDFSEKKLGYRSFLQFCRAAATGGAVDLRWSPDAEDYLLTTRTPPG; encoded by the coding sequence GTGGAGCAGGAAGACCGGATCGCCCTTTTCCTCGACTACGAGAACCTCGCGCTGGGGGCCCGCGACCACCACGGCGGCAAGGCGTTCGACTTCCGGCCCATCGCCGACGCGCTCGCCGAGCGCGGCCGGGTGGTGGTGCGCCGGGCGTACGCCGACTGGTCGTACTTCGACGAGGACCGCCGGATGCTCACCCGCTCCCACGTGGAACTCATCGAGATCCCGCAGCGGATGGGCGCGTCCCGGAAGAACGCCGCCGACATCAAGATGGCCGTCGACGCGGTCGAGCTGGCCTTCGAACGCGGCTACATCTCGACGTTCGTGATCTGCACCGGCGACAGCGACTTCACCCCGCTCGTCCACAAGCTCCGCGAACTCAACAAGCGGGTCATCGGCGTCGGGGTGGAGAAGTCCACCTCGGCCCTGCTCCCGCCGGCCTGCGACGAGTTCCTCTACTACGACCGCCTCGAAGGGGTCGACATCCCGCCGGTCCGGGAACGGCGCGCCCGGCCGACCCGGCAGCCCAGCCCGGAGCCGCAGCCGGTGGAGCGGGCCACACCGTCCACCGAACCCGACGTCGAGACCGCCCCGGCGGGGGAGGAGCCGGCCCGGGACGTCGACACCCTCGCCGTGCTGGTCGCCCAGACCGTGGCCGGACTCCAGGGCAGCTCCAGCGGCGAGGTGACCGCCTCCACGTTGAAGCGCACCCTGCTGCGCAAGGACCCCACCTTCAGCGAGTCCGACTACGGGTTCCGTACCTTCGGCGAGCTGCTGCGGCACCTCGCCGCGCACAACGTCGTCGAGCTGGCCGAAGGGCCGGCCAAGGGCGACCCGGAGGTGTCCCTGCCCGAACACGGCGACCGGGAGGTGGCCTTCGGGCTGCTCCGCTCGGTGGTCCACGACCTGGCCGGTGACGACGGCACGGTGGCGCTGTCCGGGCTGAAGAACCAGCTCCGCCGGGCCCGCCCCGACTTCAGCGAGAAGAAGCTCGGCTACCGTAGCTTCCTCCAGTTCTGCCGGGCCGCCGCCACCGGCGGCGCGGTCGACCTGCGGTGGAGCCCGGACGCCGAGGACTACCTGCTCACCACCCGGACACCGCCCGGCTGA
- a CDS encoding trypsin-like peptidase domain-containing protein yields the protein MIDGSVPASALVRLRGPSGRVVGTAFLVAADLVVTCAHVVAAALGHPGPEPPAGALTAEFPLLDDDTGAGRRAVVVGWQPRRADGSGDSAVLRLDRPAPPDARPARLTRTEPAWGDEVRVFGFPADLPEGFGVWVEAELRARQGAGWLQLESPPHRRAIGPGFSGAPVWSPTSGGVVGMVVAAERSAHTTTSYLIPTQALVDAHPEIAAPDPAETCPYRGLAPFLEEHATHFRGREALVERMLAQVRQHPLLTLAGPSGSGKSSLVYAGLIPRLRERGTLVAGFRPLPGVRPAALLAGAVIGVLEPDLGELRRHDEATALADRLDTSVTDTLPWLAGRLADRAGDGGLLIFGDQFEELPTDDARELWRLLHRLVRATPRRPTGGPGILVALTMRSGTLDALVTDDTAAEATDGVVFVPPMSREQLRAAVTAADVDFESGLVERILDDAGTAPGHLPLVEFTLARLWERRTAGTLTHRAYEEIGGVSGALARYAEDVYRHLPPERRPEARRLLVQLARPEADGGFLRRPVRLAHLGDESGEVLARLVASRLVVVGRGTDGTEVADLAHQALIAHWPELHGWLTEERDFRTWQEELRADLARWEADGRDPGGLLRGVPLATAERWRREHPAGISPAEHAYLRSSRAREQRRIRVLWTVVAVISVLALAATGLAVVAARQTAQADARLRTAASRALADDANRTRQVDPRMSLQLAQAAWHHDRSAEAYGALFSWYAATQSVDAVYQDSWDGDLRRIATSRDGDVVVFENATGRPAVWTGMAGPHPREVFLPSGGRTDIGGTWTLSPSGGTLAYANARGSVLLWDVERTSGPVVLADTPLDPDPAVQFTVASVSFAADGSRVMVRWALPSGDSSVLRVWDTASGTPVAIVNPIGAGERPGQVSFGPDPGTLVVSSHVGPTHLYDLRTGRRLRSFPVDGGVGDAIVRYGAAVTRCDDDRLRVLDTATGREVVAVSPGVRCSAYLDADVGTDYAVFAGHADDAVNTDLTIVDLRSGRVYRVAAPPVSPVVPGSVGLTVAVSGPDGRPVTLLGGKNLGYRLRAADPFAASGPARPAAPGSVRVTGPRGRYELTVDGESGRIELTDVATRKRLGSASAPPPPDIVKVMYNGLWVAFSPDGTRLAAVHSGSLVVYALPGLAVTHRLALPVPPDIGTPPPPFGADDWSSSVLFDTDGRVVVLHAGVLTRWDVASGTRVDEPLPVRADVDGLARSAVLAYLGRQPRPGRAGEVAVVQPSGDVEVWSVPRRDVVVRLEVSAARNQGAVVFHPEGTRMAVQSSNGDVTVWDVDSGRSRGGIIPTGPVDSMLGFTGDSGLVTVGSAGAPGAKLWDERTGKLLAALPVASTENAPLWSLTGGTLSSVQGSQVRTLPLDPEQWMRRLCGLSDRPYTPDEREVIGRHSGTTGKPCP from the coding sequence ATGATCGATGGATCGGTGCCGGCGTCCGCGCTCGTCCGGCTGCGGGGACCGTCCGGCCGGGTGGTCGGTACCGCCTTCCTGGTCGCCGCCGACCTCGTCGTCACCTGCGCCCACGTGGTCGCCGCCGCCCTCGGCCACCCCGGCCCGGAACCCCCGGCCGGCGCGCTGACCGCCGAGTTCCCGCTGCTGGACGACGACACCGGGGCCGGCCGGCGGGCCGTGGTGGTCGGCTGGCAACCGCGCCGGGCCGACGGCAGCGGGGACAGCGCCGTCCTGCGGCTCGACCGGCCGGCACCACCCGACGCCCGACCGGCCCGGTTGACCCGCACCGAACCGGCCTGGGGCGACGAGGTACGGGTCTTCGGCTTCCCCGCCGACCTGCCGGAGGGCTTCGGTGTGTGGGTGGAGGCCGAACTGCGCGCCCGGCAGGGGGCCGGCTGGCTGCAACTGGAGTCCCCGCCGCACCGCCGGGCCATCGGCCCCGGGTTCAGCGGCGCTCCGGTGTGGAGCCCGACCTCCGGCGGGGTGGTCGGCATGGTCGTCGCCGCCGAACGGTCCGCCCACACCACCACGTCGTACCTCATCCCGACCCAGGCCCTCGTCGACGCCCACCCGGAGATCGCCGCCCCCGACCCGGCGGAGACCTGCCCGTACCGTGGACTCGCGCCCTTCCTCGAGGAGCACGCCACCCACTTCCGTGGTCGGGAGGCGCTGGTCGAGCGGATGCTGGCACAGGTACGGCAGCACCCGCTGCTGACCCTCGCCGGCCCGTCCGGCAGCGGAAAGTCGTCCCTGGTCTACGCCGGACTGATCCCCCGGCTACGCGAACGCGGCACCCTGGTCGCCGGCTTCCGGCCGCTGCCCGGGGTCCGGCCCGCCGCGTTGCTGGCCGGGGCCGTCATCGGCGTACTCGAACCGGACCTCGGCGAGCTGCGCCGGCACGACGAGGCGACGGCGTTGGCCGACCGGCTCGACACGTCGGTCACCGACACCCTGCCGTGGCTGGCCGGACGGCTGGCCGACCGGGCCGGTGACGGCGGGCTGCTGATCTTCGGGGACCAGTTCGAGGAACTCCCCACCGACGACGCCCGGGAGCTGTGGCGGCTGCTGCACCGGCTGGTCCGGGCGACCCCGCGCCGGCCCACCGGCGGGCCGGGGATCCTGGTCGCGCTGACCATGCGGTCCGGCACTCTGGACGCCCTGGTCACCGACGACACAGCGGCCGAGGCCACCGACGGGGTGGTGTTCGTCCCCCCGATGAGCCGGGAACAGTTGCGGGCCGCGGTCACCGCCGCCGACGTCGACTTCGAGAGCGGCCTGGTCGAGCGGATCCTGGACGACGCCGGCACCGCGCCCGGTCACCTGCCGCTGGTCGAGTTCACCCTGGCCCGGCTCTGGGAACGCCGTACCGCCGGCACGCTCACCCACCGGGCGTACGAGGAGATCGGCGGCGTGTCCGGCGCGCTGGCCCGGTACGCCGAGGACGTGTACCGGCACCTGCCGCCCGAGCGGCGACCGGAGGCCCGCCGCCTCCTGGTCCAGTTGGCCCGACCGGAGGCCGACGGGGGTTTCCTGCGCCGGCCGGTCCGGCTGGCCCACCTCGGGGACGAGTCGGGTGAGGTGCTGGCCCGGCTGGTGGCCAGCCGGCTCGTCGTGGTCGGTCGGGGCACCGACGGCACCGAGGTCGCCGACCTCGCCCACCAGGCGTTGATCGCCCACTGGCCGGAGTTGCACGGCTGGCTGACCGAGGAACGCGACTTCCGTACCTGGCAGGAGGAGCTGCGGGCCGACCTGGCCCGGTGGGAGGCCGACGGCCGGGACCCCGGCGGCCTGCTGCGCGGTGTGCCGTTGGCGACCGCCGAACGGTGGCGGCGCGAGCATCCGGCCGGTATCAGCCCGGCCGAGCACGCCTACCTCCGGTCGAGCCGGGCGCGGGAGCAGCGCCGGATCCGGGTGCTGTGGACGGTGGTGGCGGTGATCTCGGTGCTGGCGCTGGCCGCGACCGGGCTGGCGGTGGTCGCCGCCCGGCAGACCGCGCAGGCCGACGCCCGGCTGCGCACCGCCGCTTCCCGGGCCCTGGCCGACGACGCCAACCGGACCCGGCAGGTCGATCCGCGGATGTCGCTGCAACTGGCCCAGGCCGCCTGGCACCACGACCGGTCCGCCGAGGCGTACGGGGCGCTGTTCTCCTGGTACGCGGCCACCCAGTCGGTCGACGCGGTGTACCAGGACAGCTGGGACGGCGACCTGCGGCGGATCGCGACCAGCCGGGACGGCGACGTGGTGGTCTTCGAGAACGCGACCGGCCGGCCGGCGGTGTGGACCGGGATGGCCGGCCCCCACCCCCGGGAGGTGTTCCTGCCCTCCGGGGGCCGCACCGACATCGGCGGCACCTGGACGCTGAGCCCCTCCGGCGGGACCCTGGCCTACGCCAACGCCCGGGGCAGCGTGCTGCTCTGGGACGTCGAACGGACCAGTGGGCCGGTGGTCCTCGCCGACACGCCCCTGGACCCGGATCCCGCCGTCCAGTTCACGGTCGCCTCGGTGAGCTTCGCGGCCGACGGCAGCCGGGTCATGGTGCGCTGGGCCCTGCCGAGCGGTGATTCTTCGGTCCTGCGGGTCTGGGACACCGCCAGCGGAACCCCGGTCGCCATCGTCAACCCGATCGGTGCCGGTGAACGCCCCGGACAGGTCTCCTTCGGCCCCGATCCGGGCACCCTCGTGGTCTCCTCCCACGTCGGCCCGACGCACCTGTACGACCTACGGACCGGTCGGCGGCTGCGGTCCTTCCCGGTCGATGGTGGGGTGGGCGACGCGATCGTCCGGTACGGTGCGGCGGTCACCCGGTGCGACGACGACCGGCTCCGGGTGCTGGACACCGCGACCGGCCGGGAGGTGGTGGCGGTGTCACCGGGCGTCCGGTGTTCGGCCTATCTGGACGCGGACGTCGGCACGGACTACGCGGTCTTCGCGGGCCACGCGGACGACGCCGTCAACACGGACCTGACCATCGTGGACCTCCGCTCCGGCCGGGTGTACCGGGTCGCCGCGCCACCGGTCAGCCCGGTGGTGCCCGGATCGGTCGGGCTGACCGTGGCCGTGTCCGGCCCCGACGGCCGTCCGGTGACCCTGCTGGGTGGGAAGAACCTGGGCTACCGGCTCCGCGCGGCCGACCCGTTCGCGGCTTCCGGGCCGGCCCGGCCAGCCGCGCCGGGTTCGGTCCGGGTGACCGGCCCGCGCGGCCGGTACGAACTGACCGTCGACGGCGAGAGCGGCCGGATCGAGCTGACCGACGTGGCGACCCGGAAACGGCTCGGCAGTGCCTCCGCGCCGCCTCCCCCCGACATCGTCAAGGTCATGTACAACGGCCTGTGGGTGGCGTTCTCCCCGGACGGCACCCGGCTCGCGGCGGTGCACAGCGGTTCCCTGGTGGTCTACGCCCTGCCCGGTCTGGCGGTCACGCACCGGCTCGCCCTCCCGGTGCCGCCGGACATCGGTACGCCACCACCGCCCTTCGGCGCCGACGACTGGTCCAGCTCGGTGTTGTTCGACACCGACGGTCGGGTGGTCGTGCTGCACGCGGGGGTCCTCACCCGGTGGGACGTGGCCTCGGGCACGCGGGTCGACGAGCCGCTGCCGGTCCGGGCCGACGTCGACGGGCTGGCCCGGTCCGCCGTGCTGGCCTACCTCGGCCGGCAGCCGAGGCCCGGCCGGGCCGGCGAGGTCGCCGTCGTGCAGCCCAGCGGGGACGTCGAGGTGTGGAGCGTTCCCCGGCGCGACGTCGTCGTCCGGCTCGAGGTGAGCGCCGCCCGCAACCAGGGGGCGGTGGTGTTCCACCCGGAGGGCACGCGGATGGCCGTGCAGTCGTCCAACGGCGACGTGACGGTGTGGGACGTCGACAGCGGCCGGAGCCGGGGCGGCATCATCCCCACCGGTCCGGTCGACAGCATGCTCGGCTTCACCGGGGACAGCGGGCTGGTCACGGTGGGCTCCGCCGGCGCGCCCGGGGCCAAGCTGTGGGACGAACGGACCGGCAAGCTGTTGGCGGCGCTGCCCGTCGCGTCGACGGAGAACGCGCCGCTGTGGTCGTTGACCGGCGGCACCCTGTCGAGCGTCCAGGGCTCCCAGGTCCGTACGTTGCCGCTGGACCCGGAGCAGTGGATGAGGCGGCTGTGCGGGTTGAGCGACCGACCGTACACCCCGGACGAGCGGGAGGTGATCGGGCGGCACAGCGGCACCACCGGAAAGCCCTGCCCGTGA
- a CDS encoding DUF4190 domain-containing protein, producing the protein MDDKQPPATPHGPPPPYYPAYPPMNTYAILSLVFGVAVFPPLGIYFGNRAKREIERTGERGVELATAGIVVGWVFTIMYVVFLVIWCALAGSLLTSGATV; encoded by the coding sequence ATGGACGACAAGCAGCCGCCCGCCACCCCGCACGGGCCGCCCCCGCCGTACTATCCGGCGTACCCGCCGATGAACACGTACGCGATCCTGTCGCTGGTCTTCGGGGTGGCGGTCTTCCCGCCGCTGGGCATCTACTTCGGAAACCGGGCCAAGCGCGAGATCGAACGGACCGGGGAGCGGGGCGTCGAGCTGGCCACCGCCGGCATCGTGGTCGGCTGGGTCTTCACCATCATGTACGTGGTCTTCCTGGTCATCTGGTGCGCCCTCGCCGGTTCGCTGCTCACCTCCGGAGCCACCGTCTGA